One region of Candidatus Omnitrophota bacterium genomic DNA includes:
- a CDS encoding carbohydrate binding domain-containing protein, translating to MKKLVVFVLAFSFLGVLGHAQILKRPGSGSVKTVQKVAVYDEGKGIFVPSGWMGDVGAIKVEPKCAEKPKKGKYCMKWTYDISKDAKNGWAGVYWQYPANNWGTKSGLDLTGHKKLTFWAKGETGKEVINIIAGGIKGQVPDSFVKELKGTKLSSGWKQYTIDLSGRDLSNVSGGFCWTADSKLNKGAVTFYFDDILYE from the coding sequence ATGAAAAAGCTGGTCGTGTTTGTTTTGGCGTTTTCTTTCTTAGGCGTCTTGGGCCATGCCCAGATCCTGAAGCGTCCGGGCTCCGGCTCGGTAAAGACCGTCCAGAAGGTCGCGGTATATGATGAAGGGAAAGGCATCTTTGTCCCGAGCGGATGGATGGGCGATGTGGGCGCGATAAAAGTCGAGCCCAAGTGCGCCGAAAAGCCGAAGAAGGGAAAATATTGCATGAAATGGACATATGATATTTCCAAAGACGCCAAGAACGGTTGGGCCGGCGTTTATTGGCAGTATCCGGCGAACAATTGGGGTACCAAGAGCGGCCTCGATCTCACCGGCCACAAAAAACTTACTTTTTGGGCGAAGGGAGAAACGGGCAAAGAGGTCATAAATATCATAGCCGGAGGCATAAAAGGACAAGTCCCCGACTCGTTCGTCAAAGAACTGAAAGGCACTAAGCTCTCTTCTGGATGGAAGCAGTATACTATAGACCTTTCAGGCAGGGACCTCTCCAATGTCTCGGGGGGTTTTTGCTGGACGGCGGACAGCAAGTTAAATAAAGGGGCCGTAACTTTTTATTTTGACGATATACTCTACGAATGA
- the larE gene encoding ATP-dependent sacrificial sulfur transferase LarE → MDRLKKILMRLGKVVIAFSGGVDSTFLLKVAKDTLGRNNVLAITATSETYPSSELRDAKRLAKKIGVRQVVIRTGEFNDPRFRKNPPQRCYYCKKELFKEIGKVARREGFRHIADASNYDDRKDFRPGSRAAKESGVASPLKEARLTKDDIRRLSKKLGLPTWDKPSYACLASRIPYHDTITRRKLEMIEKAEDILRNNYSFSQVRVRCHGDIARIEVAPREIRKFFKGEAASGVGKNLQKLGFKYVTVDILGYRTGSMNETLWRR, encoded by the coding sequence ATGGATAGATTAAAAAAGATCTTAATGAGGCTGGGCAAGGTGGTGATCGCTTTTTCCGGCGGGGTGGATTCGACGTTCCTGCTCAAAGTAGCTAAAGATACTCTAGGCAGAAATAACGTCCTAGCTATCACCGCGACATCCGAGACCTACCCGTCTTCGGAACTCAGGGATGCCAAGAGGCTCGCGAAAAAAATAGGCGTCAGGCAGGTGGTGATAAGGACCGGAGAGTTCAACGATCCCAGGTTCAGGAAGAATCCTCCTCAGAGATGTTATTACTGCAAAAAAGAGCTCTTTAAAGAGATCGGGAAGGTCGCCCGGCGCGAAGGGTTCAGGCATATCGCCGATGCCTCCAATTATGACGACAGGAAAGATTTCAGGCCGGGCAGCCGCGCCGCAAAAGAGAGCGGCGTAGCCAGCCCGTTAAAAGAGGCGCGACTGACCAAGGACGATATACGCAGGCTGTCGAAAAAGCTGGGGCTGCCGACATGGGATAAGCCGTCTTATGCCTGCCTCGCGTCGCGCATACCTTATCATGATACGATAACCAGGCGGAAATTGGAGATGATAGAAAAAGCAGAGGATATCTTGCGGAATAATTACAGTTTCAGCCAAGTGCGCGTCCGCTGCCATGGTGATATCGCGAGGATCGAAGTGGCTCCGCGCGAGATACGGAAGTTCTTCAAAGGGGAAGCGGCTTCCGGGGTTGGAAAAAACCTTCAAAAACTGGGTTTTAAATATGTCACCGTGGACATATTGGGTTACCGGACGGGAAGCATGAACGAAACTTTATGGAGACGCTGA
- the mnmA gene encoding tRNA 2-thiouridine(34) synthase MnmA, which yields MKKAVVAMSGGVDSSVAAFLLKKEGYEVIGITMQLWSKDLCGKHGGKSCCSLEAIEDARKVASLLDIPHYVMNLEKDFSDSVIKYFCSEYEKGRTPNPCVVCNSRMKFGKLMERAKVLGAEHVATGHYARLGRGESNGRYYINEAADKTKDQSYFLFDLSQEQLEHTLFPLGGLSKKEVREIARSNGLKVHDKPESQDICFVIKGDYRDFIKDKIKRVKPGRIVDTGGKVLGEHKGIAFYTIGQREGLGVAAGKPVYVVKIDAAKNEIVLGDAGEAKGRELTARGISWMAVEGPDSGIRAEAKIRYNHPKAACEVIPVSGKKMKAVFDEPQYAITPGQAFVFYEGEKILGGGWID from the coding sequence GTGAAAAAAGCCGTTGTCGCTATGAGCGGCGGCGTCGATTCATCGGTCGCCGCTTTTTTATTGAAAAAAGAGGGTTACGAGGTCATCGGTATCACCATGCAGCTCTGGTCGAAGGACCTCTGCGGAAAACACGGAGGGAAGAGCTGCTGCTCGCTAGAGGCGATAGAGGACGCCAGGAAGGTCGCCTCGCTCCTCGATATCCCGCATTACGTAATGAACCTCGAGAAGGATTTCAGCGATTCCGTCATTAAGTATTTCTGCTCCGAGTATGAGAAAGGGCGGACGCCTAATCCCTGCGTCGTCTGCAACAGCAGGATGAAGTTCGGCAAGCTAATGGAGAGGGCGAAGGTCCTCGGCGCGGAGCATGTCGCGACCGGCCATTACGCGAGGCTCGGCCGCGGCGAGAGCAACGGCCGGTATTACATAAACGAGGCCGCGGACAAGACTAAGGACCAGTCGTATTTTCTCTTCGACCTGTCCCAGGAGCAGCTTGAACATACGCTCTTTCCGCTCGGCGGGTTATCGAAGAAAGAGGTCAGGGAGATTGCCAGGTCGAACGGCCTGAAGGTCCATGATAAGCCCGAGAGCCAGGATATCTGTTTTGTGATAAAAGGCGATTATCGCGATTTTATAAAGGACAAGATAAAGAGAGTGAAACCCGGCAGGATAGTCGATACCGGAGGAAAGGTTTTGGGCGAGCATAAGGGCATTGCGTTCTATACGATAGGGCAAAGGGAAGGCCTGGGCGTCGCGGCCGGTAAGCCGGTATATGTCGTAAAGATCGACGCAGCAAAGAATGAGATCGTATTGGGCGACGCCGGAGAGGCGAAGGGCAGGGAATTGACGGCGAGAGGAATCTCATGGATGGCTGTAGAAGGACCGGATTCCGGCATCCGCGCTGAGGCGAAGATAAGGTATAACCACCCTAAGGCCGCCTGCGAGGTCATACCGGTCTCCGGCAAAAAAATGAAAGCCGTATTCGATGAGCCGCAGTACGCGATAACCCCGGGCCAGGCATTCGTATTTTATGAAGGCGAAAAGATATTAGGCGGCGGATGGATAGATTAA
- a CDS encoding diphthine--ammonia ligase, with protein sequence MKEKVIFSWSGGKDSALALHELKETGKYDIAALLTTVTKDYDRVSMHGVRTALLEAQAASLGIKLEKALMSKGASIEENESKIGEIMRRYFAEGILLAGAGDIWLEDVRKYKDDNLARIGMKGIYPLWKRDSGQLARKFIDLGFKSVIVCVDSTLLSKDFIGREFDGSFLADLPAGVDPCGENGEFHSFVYAGPVFRHEIPFVKGEIVLRDNRYYFCDLLPANAAVAAQETVDF encoded by the coding sequence ATGAAAGAGAAAGTGATCTTTTCCTGGAGCGGCGGCAAGGACAGCGCGCTAGCGCTCCATGAACTGAAAGAGACGGGTAAATATGATATTGCCGCATTGCTTACGACGGTCACGAAGGATTATGACAGGGTAAGCATGCATGGCGTAAGGACTGCGCTGCTTGAGGCGCAGGCGGCGTCGCTCGGCATAAAACTTGAAAAGGCGTTGATGTCGAAGGGTGCCTCCATCGAAGAGAACGAGTCGAAGATCGGCGAGATAATGAGGCGGTATTTTGCCGAAGGGATCCTTTTGGCCGGAGCGGGAGATATCTGGCTGGAGGATGTGAGAAAATACAAAGATGACAACCTCGCGCGCATCGGGATGAAGGGCATCTATCCGCTATGGAAGCGCGACAGCGGCCAATTGGCCCGCAAGTTCATCGATTTGGGATTTAAGTCGGTCATCGTATGCGTCGACTCGACGCTCCTTTCCAAGGATTTTATAGGCAGGGAGTTCGACGGGTCTTTTCTGGCCGACCTGCCTGCCGGCGTCGACCCATGCGGAGAGAACGGCGAATTCCATTCATTCGTATACGCGGGCCCGGTATTCCGCCATGAGATACCGTTCGTAAAAGGCGAGATCGTACTCAGGGACAACCGCTATTATTTCTGCGACCTCTTGCCCGCAAATGCCGCCGTGGCGGCGCAGGAAACTGTTGATTTTTGA
- the tilS gene encoding tRNA lysidine(34) synthetase TilS — protein MLINTIEKTIKKYGLIEKGDRVVVAVSGGPDSTALLLALNGLKREYGLRLRIAHLDHMFRAAGETKKDREYVSSLSRRLGIPLIFERIDVPAYAKESGLSLEEAAREKRYGFLLKAAKDSGAKKIALGHTMDDQAETVLMRLIRGSGLGGLRGIPPKRPLDGVLIVRPLIEAWRKEVEEYLKGKGVKPRLDATNFMRKFLRNRIRHELIAVLKKYNPNIKEVLARSAQNFSYDYEALSDAVDRSCKGCLKAKGGSAAVDLRRLKGKQAGIRRGILRKAIEISKGDLRGIDYSHIEDIEDLIKTGKGAIDLPGKMRVVRKKDALIFGKTEAGAVFPKVLKRISVPGSTFIPGLKLTFATKFSGSNVKLGGSKSAEYVDFAKIKGPLYVRTWEKGDRFRPLGMAKEKKLQDFFMDLKVPRGKRERVPLLVSGRDIIWVCGLRLSDAVKIDNGTERVLKISYKTA, from the coding sequence ATGCTCATCAATACGATAGAAAAGACGATTAAAAAATACGGGTTAATAGAGAAAGGCGACAGGGTGGTAGTGGCCGTTTCCGGAGGCCCGGACTCTACCGCGCTCCTGCTCGCGCTCAACGGTTTGAAACGCGAGTACGGCCTTAGGCTCCGCATAGCCCATCTCGACCACATGTTTCGCGCGGCCGGGGAGACGAAGAAGGACCGCGAATACGTATCGTCGCTTTCCAGGAGGCTTGGCATCCCCCTTATTTTTGAGCGGATCGATGTCCCCGCGTACGCCAAAGAGAGCGGGCTTTCGCTTGAGGAGGCGGCGCGCGAGAAGAGATACGGATTTTTGCTCAAAGCCGCAAAGGACTCCGGCGCGAAAAAGATCGCGCTCGGCCATACCATGGACGACCAGGCCGAGACCGTCCTGATGAGGCTTATCCGCGGCTCCGGTTTGGGAGGCCTGCGCGGCATACCGCCGAAGCGTCCCCTCGACGGCGTATTAATAGTGCGGCCGCTTATAGAGGCCTGGAGAAAAGAGGTCGAGGAATATCTGAAGGGGAAGGGCGTAAAACCGCGCCTGGATGCCACTAATTTTATGCGTAAGTTCCTGCGGAACAGGATCAGGCATGAACTGATCGCCGTCCTCAAGAAATATAACCCGAACATCAAAGAGGTCCTTGCCAGGAGCGCGCAGAATTTCAGCTATGACTACGAGGCCCTCTCTGACGCCGTAGACAGGTCGTGCAAGGGATGCCTCAAGGCTAAGGGCGGTTCCGCGGCAGTGGACCTGCGGAGATTAAAAGGCAAGCAGGCAGGCATACGCCGCGGCATCCTGCGGAAGGCCATAGAGATATCAAAAGGGGACCTGCGCGGCATAGATTATTCACATATCGAGGATATAGAGGACCTCATAAAAACGGGAAAAGGCGCTATTGACCTTCCCGGAAAGATGAGGGTCGTGAGGAAAAAAGATGCCCTGATATTCGGCAAAACGGAAGCCGGGGCTGTTTTCCCCAAGGTGTTGAAACGGATATCCGTGCCAGGATCGACGTTTATCCCCGGGCTGAAATTGACCTTCGCTACGAAGTTCTCGGGATCAAATGTGAAGCTGGGCGGATCGAAGTCCGCCGAATATGTCGATTTTGCGAAGATAAAAGGGCCCCTCTATGTAAGGACCTGGGAGAAGGGTGACAGGTTCAGGCCGCTCGGGATGGCTAAGGAGAAGAAATTGCAGGATTTTTTCATGGACCTGAAAGTCCCCCGCGGCAAAAGGGAAAGGGTGCCTTTGCTCGTCTCCGGCAGGGATATAATCTGGGTTTGCGGCCTGCGGCTTTCCGACGCGGTGAAGATCGATAACGGCACGGAACGCGTCCTCAAGATCTCATACAAGACGGCCTAA